The nucleotide window AGGTCTCTGTGCCATTTAGAACCATGATTGGCGCCATCATGCCCGGAAATGCCGGGTACTGGACCATGCTAGCAAGGGTTACACGAGAACTTGGGAGTTTCTGATCTGTTGATCACAATTTTAGGTGATTATACTTGACCAATCTCGGCTAGTATCAGACCGCTCTAGCGAACACGTGTTCAATGAGCGTAGCTGATATTGACAAATATATCATCGCTTGTATTTATATGCTTACCAATGGAGGAGCGTGGTCTTTTCGAACAAATGGACGTCACTTAGCGCTTGTCCTGCGTCACTACAAGGCATCTGTTGAGTGATTTCCCGCAAAAGAAAACTCTTTTTCGAGACCGGGTATCAGTTAGGGCCCGATCTCTTGTCGCGAACTGCGCCCTTTGCGAGGCGGACTGCTGCGCCATTTCTCTGTTCGTTGCACGGTTCTGGGCCCATTGTTCAAAATTCCCAACCGTCGGACGCTGTGAGCCATCCAATAGGCGCAGCTGATAGCATAGTACCATAAGCTCCGCAGTGTACACTGTTCGGTGGATTCATTGAGCCAATGATTAACTACCGTGATGTCATAATGCTCTGGTCTTGATCTTACCCCTCTGTGTAGCTTTAGTGGAGGTAAACTTCGCTAGCCATTCTATTTCTGTAAGCTGAGCTTGAAGTATGATTTTTTCTTGCTGTAAGTTTTCGAAGAATTCCGAATTCTCGAGTGAGTCCCGGTCTTGGTCGCTGATAACATATCTACACATGGCATATTCTCCTAATACGGAACAAGAAATGCATGGCTTCAGTCGATCACTCTATGCCGACCAGATCACTTGTATGAATAGCACAGGATCAATTAAACTTGGTTTTGTATAGATATTTTGACCATTCAGTAAGTTCATAGCTCCTCTGAGCACCTGCAAcagaatggatggatcatTGCCCTGACTTTGCGATTGTGGCAGTTAAAGCATGCGTGAGTTGGTCGTTTCGCCATGCGCTGATTAGCATTGGTACAGACCTCAGCCCCATCCATTTTGGAATTGTctgccaaggaagagaagctcacACCACTTGGCACCATTGAAATAGTATTATGGCTCTTTTTGAGTGAGATAAAACAATGACCTTGGAGGTTCGTAGAGACCTGGTAGTGAGTGTACGTTCGTATTATTACAGCAAGAGCGATAGGGAGATTCTCCTTTTGATCATCCATGAGAGGTCGATTAGGTGCACTGTCCATGGTTAAAGATAAGTGCTGCTGAGAGTAATGAGTAGCAAATCTTCCCGTTCCGCGGAGCTAGTGGCAAGATGGACATGAAAGGTGCAACCGTACTAAGTTCTAGGGTGCACTCGAATCGCAAATATTTCGACGGTTAGGTGGACTAGAAAGATGTGAGATGGGAACACTGCTCCTGTGCGCCGCTCCCGGTGGATGGATCTTCTGTACTCGGAAATACGTTGCATGCGCCACATTCAAGGTCCATATAGATGTTATATAAGTAACAATAACTCTTCTGCAGAATGAGTTTTATAATTTGCCAGGTATGACACTTCAACAGAAATAATGCCTGGAACCCGAAATAGGGATTGCAGAACAGCGATATTGCATAGCTCATCAAACAAACTAAACATCGAAACTGCCATGAACAAGATGATGCAACAAGTTGTGGCCGTAAATACTTCTATCGCACCACTTTCATGATCGAAAATACCCGGCCTGGAGCCCTCAGAGGCTGACATCACGATCTATGGCCGCGACCCATGTACATTCCATCTGTCCAGGCTTATCTTCAGTTGATATGAGAAGTGACCGTAAGAGGGGGTACTTACATAGTTAGGAATCCATCGGTTCCATTGTGAAGCTCCTCACGTGCCAATGCGCATTCAAGTAATGTTCTTTCGCGTGTCCATCCCAGATGTTTCGTCATCAAATCAAGGGCGAGTGCCTCTAGACCATCGAGCCAGGTCTTTAGGAACCTCTTTTGTAAATGGGTAGAGTATTCCGACTTTAAAGGGATCCTATACTGATGCGAAGCCACATTGATAAAGCCATGATTTGATAGTTCACTGCCATACCGTTCAGGTAAACTGAGCTGTCTTTCATCTTTATAGTAGGCTGTCTGTAGATCTTTGTAGAAACTATACGCCGGGCCTTTTCGGTTGTAAAGATCGAGTGTGATTCCGTGGAGCTCTACCACTCCACATGGCATACAGCATCTGTAATCAACTTTGGTTAGCTGGGTATGTAAACATAAACATAGCCTCCTATACATACCTGAATGCTCCAGCCAGTAGACATTTCAGCAGCGAGATGTCACCGCCGAGGTCATTGATATGCACGAGGCTGATGTCCACATATATTTCCCACCAATCAGGTTGTGTAAGATCAATAATGTGAAAATCACAGTTCAAGGGTACCCTATGGATAAATTAATCCAGGACTAGATCATTATGCCACAAACATACTCCCAAGGCTGCATATACACAAAATCAACGCCAAAAACCTGTTTCATTCAGCTTGGTTCTTACTGACATGAGATCAATCACGGTTTACCCGGCAACCAGGATTCTTGTCAGCTATAACCAAGATTAATTGTAAGGCTTGATTTGTGAAGATGAGAGTCATACCAAAGTGCATTGCCCATAGACCAAAGCCAGTCCTCAGATCAAGCACATTTCCTGTTCGTGTTGTTATCGAAAATTGGTGTCCCCACTGCTCTAGTTCTTGTAGTCGAACGGCTTGCTCGCCTTCTCAGAATCAGACCGGTATCATGAATAAGAGCAAGGTAGACTTACGTTGTCGCGATTCTTCGTACTGTTATCATCAGCAATGTTCGATTGATGTGAGAGGAATACCAAAGTAGAAGAGTATACCTCATCGATTGGCCAGGGGTGTCGGTCACCATGTTTCTGAGGATATTCTCGACCATATCGTATTTCCCGTTCTTTATAGTCATCCCCTATAGGTTCGCTATAGCTAGAAGATCTGCTATTAGAAGATCATGTAATTTTATATGAGACACTTCTTACATCTCCAAGTGAGCCTTAGGCTCATGGGTTCCTGAAGAGTCTGAATGGCTCAtcgaagatgaaggtatAAAGGCCTGGGCAAGGACAGGATCGGGGCATATAGAAGAAATCCAGGTCTTAAGGGCGGTAGTCCTCAGTATTATTACCTCCTCCAGCTATGCAAAGTCCAGAACAGCCCCACCGATGCTGCTCGTTGCGGACCAGGAATGATATACCAGTACCTGATGGTATCTGCTCCGTACATATGGCTCGTATGTAATATATACGAGAAACGAAACACATACTATTCGAAGAATAGCCCCACAATAGCTATAAGACCAACAGCCTCTAGGAATCCTTGAATCATGACACCAGATGACAGGCTATTTTACTTGGCGTGTTatatcccctccctccgtccCTCCCTTGCTGTATTGTACCATTTCCCGACTCAAGCTAAGGCCGTCCGAACCACTGCCCATGATATTTCTGATCACGGCCAGGAAGTGACCAATCACAGCCCTCCGCATCACGGTCCATTTCCAGGATCTTCGTTACCTAGATTGTTATGGTTAGCCTGGTGACCGACATATAGAGGATATGACTCGCCTACCAGATAACATAAGTTTCACACCAATCATATGGGCcctttcttgttcttgtagGAGATCCTTCAAGTGGGCTCTGACTTCATGAGGGTTATCCCGTAGAAACCGCCCCACCTAACTGTAATCTTCGATTACACATACCAATTTCTCAGCAGATCGCACCTTTAGGTGATCGATACAGTGCATGACACTCGTATAACAAGACAGCTCGGTTGAATGTAAGAGTATACGCCTATGTTTTGTATATGGATTAGGAAGGAGAACCATTGGCAGCAGTGTATGTACATTTGGTTCTATCAAATCTAAAGTATCTCTCTCCTCGTATCTGGTTTAACCTGGTGGGCATCATGGGTAATAGCCCACTTCACTTTGGTACACATCCCTTATGATCACCAGTAGTAACAAAGGTGGTGACGGCTGCCTCGCGTCATTCAATAGCTCAGAGCAACTAGAATCTAATACTGTGTCTCACTCCGCAACTGAGATTAGGATATCTTCGGCTACTACCAGCTactcttctttcctggtcCGGTCTTTGTACACACTCTAGCGGAGTTACACAGCTCTGACCAAGGGTGTGATATGTGTAGAAGGCAAATAATTTCTCCCCCGATAATAGAAACGGTAATGTGTgtatgtacggagtagttggGAGGTTGTGCCCAATAACAGAAAGCCCCACCTTCCTAAAGCATTCTCTTAACGAAACAATTGTGGCTAAAAGCCCCTGTTAGAAATCCAAAAGAACCGAATACATTCAGTATGCCACGTCCTGGATTGGCATCTGTGGAGGCATTTGGGAAAGCTTTCTATATAGAAAGCCGAGATGCCAGGCGTCCGTAGTACCAGCACAAAGTGAAGCAGGTAATGTGTAGAATAAGTAATCGTGTTGAACGAAGAAACGCTGGCTTCAAAGCAGGTAATAGATATAATCACACAGCATCATCTTTACCGGAGAATTACGGTTActagggagaaggggagattTTAACTGGGTTGAGCCCTTCCATCGCGAGAACACAGCGCAACATACCGTGCTCTGGGCGTATACATCTTAGCCGGAAGCGTGTAACTCTTAATTATACGCTATACGTAATATAAGAGGGCCATATAACGTTCAATGAATCTTTGTCCGATATCCTGTCACGTCGTAGTCTGTTATCCTGTCACATCGTTGTAGTCTCCTGCTTTAATGGAGCAGATATCATTCCTGATCTACATTATCATCCTCTCATATACTATTGGCCGGTGCTATGCAGTCCTACTTCCTGGATGTTATGATAGATCACGTGCCTACCCCGCTCACACCACAATAGAGCCAAACGAATCTCTCCACAGTAATAAAACAATACAAAACGTTAGACTCAACTCAGTATGGAGGGAGATGGTTATAGTTTCCTCGAAGGAGTATCATCGCCATCTGAAAAATCCATCAAAGATTTAAGGACTGCTCAAAATGGGGAAAGACCAACGTTAATCGGAAACTTCACAATATGGCGAAATCCCGATTCAAAATTCTCCACTTTAGTCCGCGACCACATGCATCGAGGAGCTTCAGTATGTTATCCTCTTTTGCATGTTGTATTACATCTATACAGAGTACTGAGTATTTCTAGTCCCTGCTCTTCTATTTGGGAAAGGAGCAAAATAAACATTACATAGAGCCGAGAATTGTCCGTTACGACGGTGAGAGCACTCAGCCGCAGACCTTTGTCATTGGTACTCCCAGTGACAAGAAATCTCGGCTTGTTGTCCTATTTCGACCACTCGCTGAAGAGCTCTGTAGTGGGAATGGATTCTTTGAAATATGCTCTGGCTCCTTTGCTTGGGATGTACATCGGGTATATGATTGGTTCCAGCCGGATACAGATCGGTCTGGGTCAAGGTGGGAACCAATTTCAGTCGGCTATAACCGGGTTTTGGTTATCCAGGCAGGCACACTGGTTCGATTTAGCCCGGGTAAACGCCCGTGTGATTTCGTATGCATGGGCTACTCCGACAGCCAGGCAAACCTTACGCGAAGCGACATTGAGTTTGAATCATTGGTTGCCCCGTTCTTACGACGTATCCCTGAACACAAGAGACTCCAGATACTTTGCAGTCCTGTACTACCGGTCCAGGATCAGGGATACCAGAGCCTTAGAACAATGGAGCACAGCAGTGATCCACATCTCTCTAATCCAAACACGGAGTTAAACCCACCTTTCCGGAAAGACTGGAACACGATTACGCAGGTTATCAATACCCTGCGCAATGAGGAACAACAAATGATTCGTTTCCTTAATGGCGATCGATACGAGGACATCTTTGCAAGCAACCCACCGAGTAAAATCTCCAGAAAAACCCCTAAGTCTGAGAAGCTTCGTTATTTGCTGGATGTCCAAGCGAAGACCTGGCAGTATTTCAAGGATTACCCAGATTTTGATACCAGAAAAGacaataataaattctggGAAAATATCTATCGCGAAGGCTTCCGTGGTGGAATGCAGAGTGCCTTTGCGGCTAAATACCGCTATGACGAGGAGAGTACACGAGCTATACTAAATCGGGGTGGAAAGATCCAGGCTCTCGCAAGCGAGCTTGCGGAGCCTGGAGTAGCTCCGTTCCTTCTTCCGGTTGTTGATCGCCTTGGTGAGATTTCATACCCCAGTATTAAAAGACTGAGCGACGAGATAAGGCATCAATGTCCTGAAACATTGCATGCAAGTTCATTGATACGTGGAAAATGGGAAATGTATGCAAAGAATTATCAGATGTTCGTAACTTCTATTGAGACAGGCATTTATTCCGATTCCTCTACCTGTATGTGAAATGTTCTCAGCAGTGGTTTTGACCAGGTCCGCGTTTGTTGGGtaaagggagggaaggaaggggcaAGAAAGAATGATACCCTAGCCAGGGTGACCTATCACCTACCATGATTCGAGGAAACTTAGTCGTTGAGTCTATAATGTGGGGCGGAATCTCGAATATGGGTCCCTTCAATTTGTCTTTACATAGTACGACCAGCCGCACGTACAGAGTAGGTAGACCGAACAGTACCAAGTTCGCCCATCTGAATCAGCCGTCTGCAGCACCCTGGCCCAGGCTGCTACGTAGTACCCTACCCTGAACGTAAGCAATAGAAACAGGATGGTTGCAACCAGATAATATTCTGAAATTGTATATTCGCTAATCTTATGATAAGGAACCCTAGCGGTCTAGTAAATTACCACCAAACAGGAATTCTCTTGACTATCACGCCTTGCATAAACCGAGTCCGATCGGCCTTTGCCGAGGATGACCCGGACCTTGGATGGCTTGTGTTtacagaaggagaaagaaacaggCCATAactgtaatattattaacgATGATGCACTAGGACGCAGGGTAGGGGCTGATGTATAGGAACCTACCTCGGATAACTCGGATCAGCGAAAATTCATGTACTAGAGAAATAATGAAAGCTTCCCCAATCAGATCGCTTCTTATTTACTATCTTCATGTACTTTTCTCATAAGTCGAATTCTATCTCAGTATTATATGTCTTAGACTTTTACATTTAGATGCTTGTCCAATCTACAGTGGGTTGGTGAGAAGCGAAGCGACGGATGTCAATGTGTGAAGCACCACAATGTCTCAACTTACCCCGAGTCAAAGAACCGCACGGGCAGCTTTATATAATCTCGAATCAACAGTCTGGCATCCCGGCTTCCTTGGTCAAGTACATCTTGTGACCG belongs to Aspergillus luchuensis IFO 4308 DNA, chromosome 3, nearly complete sequence and includes:
- a CDS encoding uncharacterized protein (COG:S;~EggNog:ENOG410PFU5;~InterPro:IPR029063), which encodes MSHSDSSGTHEPKAHLEIYSEPIGDDYKEREIRYGREYPQKHGDRHPWPIDEYEESRQPVRLQELEQWGHQFSITTRTGNVLDLRTGFGLWAMHFADKNPGCRVFGVDFVYMQPWEVPLNCDFHIIDLTQPDWWEIYVDISLVHINDLGGDISLLKCLLAGAFRCCMPCGVVELHGITLDLYNRKGPAYSFYKDLQTAYYKDERQLSLPERYGSELSNHGFINVASHQYRIPLKSEYSTHLQKRFLKTWLDGLEALALDLMTKHLGWTRERTLLECALAREELHNGTDGFLTM